A region from the Sandaracinus amylolyticus genome encodes:
- a CDS encoding serine/threonine protein kinase, giving the protein MTDAGPTTISTERAVLGELGRYRLCAELAAGGMATVFLSSTISSAGFSKVVALKRIHEHLARDARFVDMFLDEARVASRITHPNVCSVFDFGAVESTYFIAMEYLMGETFSSIQRSLRERGRTEWTAHLAEIFAQAAEGLHAAHELRGDDGALLDVVHRDVSPQNLFLTYDGCVKVVDFGVARCTGRIQQTEPGTIKGKLAYIAPEQMRCQEVDRRSDLWSLGVTLWEMLVGRQLFKRGSDIETLQAVLSAEIPAPSSLNPTVPPALDTIVLRALSRDVSVRWQTARDMSRALREFNRAERASLGQVELEEWMLELFPLQYREKRALVQAARERSDPTERIPVGEAIDSGEMPAPSSGAPPTPMHERISSTPTHATSMPPDAPGAPHAFWAGVGFAMTLAVMLGGWILALTTPVPSIQDALPGALASSAIRVSIPSVPPAMPPLPVVPATPSEGDDEATLATTTRARAPSARTSRRSAARTTFDEPGASDSAEHEASEPDGTIVEAPAPARAEVPPPAQPEEPTARSVLPSTIAPPSLDARVSIDALRTGGSIPTSAVRQAIERLEDEYERCYRSAAQRAQRDGTGTVEVGLVVDEMGIPQHVSASGGSLPGLSECVQDVTSRLRPRLRPDTGTADVSYGVRYTARVGAR; this is encoded by the coding sequence ATGACCGACGCGGGGCCGACCACGATCTCGACCGAACGAGCCGTCCTCGGCGAGCTCGGCCGATATCGTCTCTGCGCCGAGCTCGCCGCGGGCGGAATGGCGACTGTGTTCCTGTCGAGCACGATCTCGAGCGCGGGATTCAGCAAAGTGGTCGCGCTGAAGCGCATCCACGAGCACCTCGCGCGCGACGCGCGATTCGTGGACATGTTCCTCGACGAGGCGCGCGTCGCGTCGCGCATCACGCACCCCAACGTATGCTCCGTGTTCGATTTCGGAGCAGTCGAGAGCACGTACTTCATCGCGATGGAGTACTTGATGGGCGAGACGTTCTCGTCCATCCAGCGCTCTCTGCGCGAGCGCGGGCGCACCGAGTGGACTGCGCACCTCGCCGAGATCTTCGCGCAAGCAGCAGAGGGACTGCACGCCGCGCACGAGCTGCGCGGTGACGACGGCGCGCTGCTCGACGTGGTGCATCGCGACGTCTCTCCGCAGAATCTGTTCCTCACCTACGACGGATGCGTCAAAGTCGTCGACTTCGGTGTCGCGCGCTGTACCGGGCGCATCCAACAGACCGAGCCCGGCACGATCAAGGGCAAGCTCGCGTACATCGCGCCCGAGCAGATGCGCTGTCAGGAGGTCGACCGGCGGAGCGATCTCTGGTCCCTCGGAGTGACGCTCTGGGAGATGCTCGTCGGACGGCAGCTGTTCAAGCGTGGGAGTGACATCGAGACGCTCCAGGCGGTGCTGAGCGCCGAGATCCCCGCTCCGTCGTCGCTCAACCCGACGGTGCCTCCGGCGCTCGACACGATCGTCCTCCGAGCGCTCTCGCGCGACGTGAGCGTGCGATGGCAGACGGCGCGGGACATGAGCCGTGCGCTGCGAGAGTTCAATCGCGCGGAGCGCGCCAGTCTGGGACAAGTGGAGCTCGAGGAGTGGATGCTCGAGCTCTTCCCGCTGCAATACCGCGAGAAGCGCGCGCTCGTCCAGGCCGCGCGTGAGCGCTCCGATCCGACCGAGCGGATCCCGGTCGGCGAAGCGATCGACTCGGGAGAGATGCCCGCGCCGTCGTCGGGAGCTCCTCCGACTCCGATGCACGAGCGGATCTCCTCGACTCCGACACACGCGACTTCGATGCCGCCCGACGCGCCCGGCGCGCCTCACGCGTTCTGGGCCGGTGTCGGGTTCGCGATGACGCTCGCGGTGATGCTCGGCGGGTGGATCCTCGCGCTCACCACGCCGGTGCCGAGCATCCAGGACGCGCTGCCCGGCGCGCTCGCGTCCAGCGCGATCCGCGTGTCGATTCCGAGCGTTCCGCCCGCGATGCCGCCGTTGCCGGTGGTGCCGGCGACGCCGTCGGAGGGCGACGACGAGGCGACGCTCGCGACCACCACGCGCGCGCGGGCCCCGTCCGCTCGCACATCCCGCCGCAGCGCGGCGCGCACGACGTTCGACGAGCCGGGCGCGAGCGACTCGGCGGAGCACGAAGCGTCGGAGCCCGATGGCACGATCGTCGAGGCGCCCGCCCCGGCGCGGGCCGAGGTCCCGCCGCCCGCGCAGCCGGAGGAGCCGACTGCGCGATCGGTGCTCCCGTCCACCATCGCACCTCCGTCTCTCGATGCGCGGGTGTCGATCGACGCGTTGCGGACCGGAGGATCGATCCCGACGAGCGCAGTCCGTCAGGCGATCGAGCGGCTCGAGGACGAGTACGAGCGCTGCTATCGGAGCGCGGCACAGCGCGCACAGCGAGACGGCACTGGCACCGTCGAGGTCGGGCTCGTGGTCGACGAGATGGGCATCCCGCAGCACGTGAGCGCCAGTGGCGGCTCGCTGCCGGGCCTCTCGGAGTGCGTGCAGGACGTCACGTCCCGACTCCGCCCTCGACTGCGCCCCGACACCGGCACTGCCGACGTGTCCTACGGAGTCCGCTACACCGCGCGCGTCGGGGCTCGGTGA
- the chrA gene encoding chromate efflux transporter — protein sequence MDIEGSRTSLRELALLFLRLGATAFGGPAAHIAMIHDEVVVRRKWLSEERFLDLLGAANLIPGPTSTELAIHVGWERRRGAGLVVAGVCFIVPAMLITAACGWAYVEYAALPQVGWILYGVAPVVLGIVVQAIAGLAPKAARTRVLRLLAALAVALVAIGVHELAVLFVIGVLATLSQRDASPSARTDAPPAAPMWWWPFGGAVAAGASGITLPAIFWVFCKIGSVLFGSGYVLLAFLRADLVEDLGWLTEAQLVDAVAVGQVTPGPVFTTATFIGYVLAGHAGALVATAGIFLPAFTFVAMSGPLVPRIRSSRVASAFLDGVNVASLALMVVVTAQLARATIVDVPTLAIGLLSAVVLVKWKPSSTWLVLGGAALGWSMHALGLAS from the coding sequence ATGGACATCGAGGGCTCGCGGACGTCGCTGCGCGAATTGGCGCTCTTGTTCCTGCGCCTCGGCGCGACCGCGTTCGGCGGCCCCGCCGCGCACATCGCGATGATCCACGACGAGGTCGTCGTGCGCCGCAAGTGGCTGAGCGAGGAGCGCTTCCTCGACCTGCTCGGCGCCGCGAACCTGATCCCCGGGCCGACGTCGACCGAGCTCGCGATCCACGTCGGATGGGAGCGCCGTCGCGGCGCGGGGCTCGTCGTCGCGGGGGTGTGCTTCATCGTGCCCGCGATGTTGATCACCGCGGCGTGCGGCTGGGCGTACGTCGAGTACGCGGCGCTGCCCCAGGTCGGGTGGATCCTGTATGGCGTCGCCCCCGTCGTCCTCGGCATCGTGGTGCAGGCGATCGCGGGGCTCGCGCCGAAGGCGGCACGCACTCGGGTGCTGCGGTTGCTCGCGGCGCTCGCGGTGGCGCTCGTCGCGATCGGCGTGCACGAGCTCGCGGTCCTCTTCGTCATCGGTGTGCTCGCGACGCTCTCGCAGCGCGACGCGTCACCCTCTGCGCGCACCGACGCGCCGCCCGCCGCGCCGATGTGGTGGTGGCCGTTCGGCGGTGCGGTCGCCGCCGGCGCGAGCGGGATCACGCTGCCCGCGATCTTCTGGGTGTTCTGCAAGATCGGATCGGTGCTCTTCGGGAGCGGCTACGTGCTCCTCGCGTTCCTCCGCGCGGACCTCGTCGAGGATCTCGGCTGGCTCACCGAGGCGCAGCTCGTGGACGCGGTCGCGGTCGGTCAGGTCACACCGGGCCCGGTGTTCACCACCGCGACGTTCATCGGCTACGTGCTCGCGGGCCACGCCGGCGCGCTCGTCGCGACCGCGGGGATCTTCCTGCCTGCGTTCACGTTCGTGGCGATGAGCGGTCCGCTGGTGCCGCGCATCCGCAGCTCGCGCGTCGCGTCCGCGTTCCTCGACGGCGTGAACGTCGCGTCGCTCGCGCTGATGGTCGTCGTCACCGCGCAGCTCGCGCGCGCGACGATCGTCGACGTGCCGACGCTCGCGATCGGCCTGCTCAGCGCGGTCGTGCTCGTGAAGTGGAAGCCGAGCTCGACGTGGCTCGTGCTCGGCGGCGCTGCGCTCGGCTGGAGCATGCACGCGCTCGGCCTCGCGTCATGA
- a CDS encoding GNAT family N-acetyltransferase, translating into MSPRHRRCVVLRGSADATRAAALARVAALEDARVLWVGEPATRFVSVREHGVRALVGRAFDVVVLDLHAGLDADVLGLACGMIWGGGTLVLRLPPEGEIPSARDEELIVAPHTATDVAHRFWARFERVLATTTARDDEATIGVAPHEVSGDAEQRRVIDVLGAAFAGGAPALAVLLADRGRGKSSALGLAIRDAIARSPAQRVAVSAASRDATAEIFRFALGAPDAVREGAVRFVTPRALAHDGEPFDVIVVDEAAQLPVPLLQRITRAHPHARIAFSSTCRGYEGTGRGFVLRFLEWARSEPRPMVELDLVRPIRWGEDDPLERFVEHALALDAEPAAIDEIDEHALEHAVVDRARLARDEVLLGELFGLLVHAHYRTTPGDLHRMLDAPNLAVHALLHRGHVVAASVIAHEGALAPELCDRLARGRGRIRGHALPDTLISHAGFAEAGALRMVRSVRIAVHPSLRRRGLARRLVEHVHATYSPDLFGTMFGATPELLRFRRELGYELVRVGASRGSRTGEPAAVMVRPASDRGAALVASMRIELARNLPRQLALLDADGEVGLEPELERALRADLPTPPPLDEDARRAIVARYVAGPQPFDAVALAVTSYVEDHADAIRALDARMRALVESRVRSAHGWERVAADAGYPTVAAAMRALRPAIRALFDHVERS; encoded by the coding sequence ATGAGCCCGCGCCATCGTCGCTGCGTGGTGCTGCGCGGGAGCGCCGACGCGACGCGCGCCGCCGCGCTCGCACGGGTTGCTGCGCTCGAGGACGCTCGCGTGCTCTGGGTCGGCGAGCCGGCGACGCGCTTCGTGAGCGTGCGTGAGCACGGCGTGCGCGCGCTCGTGGGGCGAGCGTTCGACGTCGTGGTGCTCGATCTCCACGCGGGCCTCGACGCCGACGTGCTCGGGCTCGCGTGCGGGATGATCTGGGGCGGCGGCACGCTCGTGCTGCGGCTTCCGCCCGAGGGCGAGATCCCGAGCGCGCGGGACGAGGAGCTGATCGTCGCGCCGCACACCGCGACGGACGTCGCGCACCGGTTCTGGGCGCGCTTCGAGCGCGTGCTCGCGACGACGACCGCGCGCGACGACGAGGCGACGATCGGCGTGGCGCCGCACGAGGTGAGCGGCGATGCCGAGCAACGTCGCGTGATCGACGTGCTCGGGGCGGCGTTCGCCGGCGGCGCGCCGGCGCTCGCGGTGCTGCTCGCGGATCGAGGGCGCGGGAAGTCGAGCGCGCTCGGCCTCGCGATCCGCGACGCGATCGCGCGATCTCCGGCGCAGCGTGTCGCGGTGAGCGCGGCGAGCCGCGATGCGACTGCGGAGATCTTCCGGTTCGCGCTCGGTGCGCCCGATGCCGTGCGCGAAGGCGCGGTCCGCTTCGTGACCCCGCGCGCGCTCGCGCACGACGGCGAGCCGTTCGACGTGATCGTCGTCGACGAGGCGGCGCAGCTCCCCGTGCCGCTGCTGCAGCGGATCACCCGCGCGCACCCGCACGCGCGCATCGCGTTCTCGAGCACGTGCCGCGGCTACGAAGGCACCGGGCGCGGGTTCGTGCTGCGCTTCCTCGAGTGGGCGCGCAGCGAGCCGCGACCGATGGTGGAGCTCGATCTCGTGCGCCCGATCCGGTGGGGCGAGGACGACCCGCTCGAGCGCTTCGTCGAGCACGCCCTCGCGCTCGATGCCGAGCCTGCCGCCATCGACGAGATCGACGAGCACGCGCTGGAGCACGCGGTCGTCGATCGCGCACGGCTCGCGCGCGACGAGGTGCTGCTCGGAGAGCTGTTCGGGCTGCTCGTGCACGCGCACTACCGCACCACGCCGGGCGATCTGCATCGCATGCTCGATGCACCGAACCTCGCGGTGCACGCGCTGCTGCATCGAGGCCACGTCGTCGCGGCGAGCGTGATCGCGCACGAGGGCGCCCTCGCGCCGGAGCTCTGCGATCGCCTCGCGCGCGGCCGCGGGCGCATCCGAGGGCACGCCCTTCCCGACACGCTGATCTCGCACGCCGGGTTCGCCGAGGCGGGCGCGCTGCGGATGGTGCGCAGCGTGCGCATCGCGGTCCATCCGTCGCTGCGCCGGCGCGGCCTCGCGCGCCGGCTCGTCGAGCACGTGCACGCGACGTACTCGCCGGATCTCTTCGGCACGATGTTCGGCGCGACGCCGGAGCTCCTTCGGTTCCGACGCGAGCTCGGCTACGAGCTCGTGCGCGTCGGAGCCTCGCGCGGGAGCCGCACCGGCGAGCCGGCCGCGGTGATGGTGCGCCCCGCATCGGACCGCGGCGCGGCGCTCGTCGCGTCGATGCGCATCGAGCTCGCGCGCAACCTGCCGCGACAGCTCGCGCTGCTCGACGCCGATGGCGAGGTGGGCCTCGAGCCCGAGCTCGAACGCGCGCTGCGCGCAGACCTGCCCACGCCTCCGCCGCTCGACGAGGACGCGCGACGCGCGATCGTGGCGCGCTACGTCGCGGGGCCGCAGCCGTTCGACGCCGTCGCGCTCGCGGTCACGAGCTACGTCGAGGACCACGCGGACGCGATTCGTGCGCTCGACGCACGAATGCGCGCTCTGGTCGAGTCACGCGTGCGATCTGCGCACGGATGGGAGCGGGTCGCCGCCGACGCGGGGTATCCGACCGTCGCGGCCGCGATGCGCGCGTTGCGCCCCGCGATCCGCGCGCTCTTCGATCACGTCGAGCGCTCATGA
- a CDS encoding serine/threonine-protein kinase yields the protein MAIDRTRYRGQAVLGVGGMGEVKLCHDEVIGRDVALKCMLDDVRERPRARARFAREALIQARLEHPSIVPVYDVGLADGEGPWFTMKRIRGRSLDSILRSARDGDRESVPSRRKLLTAFVQVCLAVDYAHRRGVIHRDLKPGNVMLGEFGEVHLLDWGLAKVRGESSTEPLDLAASEDDATVTGSLMGTPGYMSPEQARGATDHVDARADVYALGAILFELLTLEPMVPGQSTISLLSATMQGMPRSRFDRDELPPELADACARATETEPEDRLPSARALAEMVERYLDGDRDTQLRARLAEEHFERAKQHLSTSTPDATEAARADALRELGRVVALDPTNAAALDLMTHLLVEPSANGEVPRDVEPELERARDDERRRAASSAARRYLLWCVFVPVLALMGVRHLPTVLAIGVLVASSALVAAFIGRTRPISAPLGLALFATSSLAIAFTAGVFGPFVLVPGLAATNTMFFALHADARHRVWVTIAGVLAIVLPFALDVLGVTPPAYSFSSSGLHAEPRIVELPEATTTITLLLTSTLLVVVPTLMNARMRDALGDAERRLTTQAWRLRQMLPAGTRDLLARGSRRPPR from the coding sequence ATGGCGATCGACCGAACGCGCTACCGCGGGCAGGCCGTGCTCGGTGTCGGGGGCATGGGCGAGGTCAAGCTCTGTCACGACGAGGTGATCGGTCGTGACGTCGCGCTCAAGTGCATGCTCGACGACGTGCGCGAGCGCCCGCGCGCGCGGGCTCGCTTCGCGCGCGAGGCGCTGATCCAGGCGCGCCTCGAGCACCCGTCGATCGTGCCGGTCTACGACGTCGGGCTCGCCGACGGCGAGGGTCCGTGGTTCACGATGAAGCGGATCCGGGGGCGCTCGCTCGACTCGATCCTGCGCAGCGCGCGCGATGGAGATCGGGAGAGCGTGCCGTCGCGCCGCAAGCTGCTGACGGCGTTCGTGCAGGTTTGCCTCGCGGTCGACTACGCCCATCGCCGCGGCGTGATCCATCGCGATCTGAAGCCCGGCAACGTGATGCTCGGCGAGTTCGGCGAGGTGCACCTGCTCGACTGGGGCCTCGCGAAGGTGCGCGGTGAGAGCAGCACGGAGCCGCTCGATCTCGCGGCCTCCGAGGACGACGCGACGGTCACGGGGAGCCTCATGGGCACGCCCGGGTACATGTCGCCCGAGCAGGCGCGCGGCGCGACCGATCACGTCGACGCGCGCGCGGACGTCTACGCGCTCGGCGCGATCCTTTTCGAGCTGCTCACGCTCGAGCCGATGGTGCCGGGCCAGAGCACCATCTCGCTGCTCTCCGCGACGATGCAGGGCATGCCGCGCTCGCGTTTCGATCGCGACGAGCTGCCGCCGGAGCTCGCGGATGCGTGCGCCCGCGCGACGGAGACCGAGCCCGAGGATCGCCTCCCGAGCGCGCGTGCGCTCGCGGAGATGGTCGAGCGATATCTCGACGGCGACCGCGACACGCAGCTGCGCGCGCGGCTCGCCGAGGAGCACTTCGAGCGCGCGAAGCAGCACCTGAGCACGTCGACGCCCGACGCGACCGAGGCGGCGCGGGCCGACGCGCTGCGCGAGCTCGGCCGCGTGGTCGCGCTCGATCCGACGAACGCCGCCGCGCTCGATCTGATGACGCACCTGCTCGTCGAGCCGAGCGCGAACGGCGAGGTCCCGCGCGACGTCGAGCCGGAGCTCGAGCGTGCGCGCGACGACGAGCGCAGGCGCGCGGCGAGCTCGGCGGCGCGCCGCTATCTCCTCTGGTGTGTGTTCGTTCCGGTGCTCGCGCTGATGGGCGTGAGACACCTGCCGACGGTGCTCGCGATCGGTGTGCTCGTCGCGTCGTCCGCCCTCGTCGCCGCGTTCATCGGGCGCACTCGACCGATCAGCGCGCCCCTCGGGCTCGCGCTGTTCGCGACGAGCTCGCTGGCGATCGCGTTCACCGCGGGCGTGTTCGGGCCTTTCGTGCTCGTGCCGGGCCTCGCCGCGACGAACACGATGTTCTTCGCGCTGCACGCCGACGCGCGACATCGCGTGTGGGTGACCATCGCGGGCGTCCTCGCGATCGTGCTGCCGTTCGCGCTCGACGTGCTGGGCGTCACGCCGCCGGCGTACTCGTTCTCGTCGAGCGGGCTCCACGCCGAGCCGCGGATCGTGGAGCTGCCCGAGGCGACCACGACGATCACGCTGCTGCTGACGAGCACGCTGCTCGTGGTCGTGCCGACGCTGATGAACGCGCGCATGCGCGATGCGCTCGGCGACGCAGAGCGACGGCTCACGACGCAAGCGTGGCGGCTCCGGCAGATGCTGCCCGCGGGGACGCGCGACCTCCTCGCGCGGGGATCGCGACGCCCGCCGCGTTGA
- a CDS encoding MarR family winged helix-turn-helix transcriptional regulator — MAADDPLRLDQQLCFALYTASRALTRAYGPLLEPLGLTYPQYLVMLVLWEEDGVPVKRLGERLVLDSGTLTPLLKRLEQQGLLERRRDAEDERVVRIHLTAQGRALRTKARRVPVSLACRAGFDVDDERSVARLTKLREELGRLITRLERDDGDDA; from the coding sequence GTGGCCGCCGACGATCCGCTCCGCCTCGACCAGCAGCTCTGCTTCGCGCTCTACACGGCGTCGCGTGCGCTCACGCGCGCCTATGGGCCGCTGCTCGAGCCGCTCGGTCTGACCTATCCGCAGTACCTCGTGATGTTGGTGCTGTGGGAGGAGGACGGCGTGCCGGTGAAGCGGCTCGGCGAGCGGCTGGTGCTCGACTCCGGCACGCTCACGCCGCTGCTCAAGAGGCTCGAACAGCAAGGCCTGCTCGAGCGGCGGCGCGACGCGGAGGACGAGCGCGTGGTGCGGATCCATCTGACGGCGCAAGGGCGCGCGCTGCGCACGAAAGCGCGGCGCGTGCCGGTGTCGCTCGCGTGCCGCGCGGGGTTCGACGTCGACGACGAGCGATCGGTCGCGCGCCTCACGAAGCTGCGCGAGGAGCTCGGTCGCCTGATCACGCGGCTCGAGCGGGACGACGGCGACGACGCGTGA
- a CDS encoding organic hydroperoxide resistance protein has product MSTPRINLDKALYTATASATAGREGRIASDDGTLDLPVSMPRALGGNGAPGTNPEQLFAAGYAACFGSAYSLVARMQKIKTGPVTITANVTIGTAGSGFGLAVELVASAPELPREQAEALMHAAHEVCPYSNATRGNIAVSLRLA; this is encoded by the coding sequence ATGAGCACGCCCCGGATCAACCTCGACAAGGCCCTCTACACCGCCACCGCGAGCGCCACGGCCGGACGCGAAGGACGCATCGCGAGCGACGACGGAACGCTCGATCTACCGGTGTCGATGCCGCGCGCGCTCGGCGGCAACGGCGCGCCGGGCACGAACCCCGAGCAGCTCTTCGCGGCCGGCTACGCGGCGTGCTTCGGCAGCGCGTACTCGCTCGTCGCGCGCATGCAGAAGATCAAGACCGGCCCGGTGACCATCACCGCGAACGTGACGATCGGCACCGCGGGCAGCGGGTTCGGTCTCGCGGTCGAGCTCGTCGCGAGCGCGCCCGAGCTCCCGCGCGAGCAGGCCGAAGCGCTCATGCACGCGGCGCACGAGGTCTGCCCGTACTCGAACGCCACGCGCGGTAACATCGCTGTGTCCCTGCGACTCGCCTGA
- a CDS encoding sigma-54 interaction domain-containing protein, whose amino-acid sequence MKRVKRRGADDDEPLAASALEDLAGPALVLDASLAIVLATAGAVELVGTDVPLGVSAPKLLCGASVNRPIAEALAKGVAVTGTVMRPAPGGVERRVVVRATPIERAGNRIGWVLLLAAEASEQGDVPVLFHGMWTRDGAMKHAFHIAERAARRDASVLLRGETGTGKELFARAIHALSPRAKGPFAAINCAALPATLLESELFGHVRGAFTGAVRDQPGFFKSADHGTAFLDEVAEMPLDLQAKLLRVLETKTVIPVGGRDPIAVDVRIVAATHQSLRAAVERGRFRADLMYRLRVIPIFVPPLRARPADVALLAQKIIEELNRQGGRRVTRISPAALAVLERHPWPGNVRELRNALEYAYVIGEGPVLVPGDLPAEIAEPGSSPDVVEAATRVNAPAPAPEGEPAEVTRVRRALERAGGNRERAAQILGISRVTLWRRMRELGIDDGGA is encoded by the coding sequence ATGAAACGCGTGAAACGTCGCGGCGCGGACGACGACGAGCCGCTCGCCGCGAGCGCGCTCGAAGACCTCGCGGGACCGGCGCTGGTGCTCGACGCGAGCCTCGCGATCGTGCTCGCGACGGCGGGCGCGGTGGAGCTCGTCGGGACCGACGTGCCGCTCGGGGTGAGCGCGCCGAAGCTGCTCTGCGGAGCCTCGGTGAACCGGCCGATCGCGGAGGCGCTCGCGAAGGGCGTCGCGGTCACCGGCACCGTCATGCGCCCGGCGCCGGGCGGCGTCGAGCGCCGTGTCGTGGTGCGCGCGACGCCGATCGAGCGCGCCGGCAACCGCATCGGCTGGGTGCTGCTGCTCGCCGCCGAGGCCAGCGAGCAGGGCGACGTGCCGGTGTTGTTCCACGGCATGTGGACGCGCGACGGCGCGATGAAACACGCGTTTCACATCGCCGAGCGCGCGGCCCGGCGCGACGCGAGCGTGCTGCTCCGCGGCGAGACCGGCACCGGCAAGGAGCTCTTCGCGCGCGCGATCCACGCGCTCTCGCCCCGCGCGAAGGGGCCCTTCGCCGCGATCAATTGCGCGGCGCTCCCCGCGACGTTGCTCGAGAGCGAGCTCTTCGGGCACGTGCGCGGCGCGTTCACCGGCGCGGTGCGCGATCAGCCCGGGTTCTTCAAGAGCGCCGATCACGGCACCGCGTTCCTCGACGAGGTCGCGGAGATGCCGCTCGACCTGCAGGCGAAGCTGCTGCGCGTCCTCGAGACGAAGACCGTGATCCCCGTCGGCGGGCGCGACCCGATCGCGGTCGACGTGCGCATCGTCGCGGCGACGCACCAGTCGCTGCGCGCCGCGGTCGAGCGAGGACGCTTCCGCGCCGATCTGATGTACCGCCTGCGCGTGATCCCGATCTTCGTGCCCCCGCTGCGCGCGCGCCCTGCCGACGTCGCGCTGCTCGCGCAGAAGATCATCGAGGAGCTCAATCGGCAGGGCGGTCGTCGCGTCACGCGCATCTCGCCGGCCGCGCTCGCAGTGCTCGAGCGTCATCCGTGGCCTGGCAACGTGCGCGAGCTCCGCAACGCGCTCGAGTACGCGTACGTCATCGGCGAGGGCCCGGTGCTCGTGCCGGGCGATCTCCCGGCGGAGATCGCGGAGCCGGGATCGTCGCCCGACGTGGTCGAAGCGGCGACGCGGGTGAACGCGCCCGCGCCCGCGCCGGAGGGCGAGCCCGCGGAGGTCACGCGCGTGCGTCGCGCGCTGGAGCGCGCAGGCGGCAACCGCGAGCGCGCGGCGCAGATCCTCGGGATCAGCCGCGTCACGCTGTGGCGACGCATGCGGGAGCTGGGCATCGACGACGGCGGCGCGTGA